The stretch of DNA AACTGACCAGCTTTTTTATCTCATCCTTCACAGGACTACCCCTTCCTGTCGTACGTTCTCGCTGAATGGCATGGCTTGGTAAAGAGGAGAGTTCCAGTCTTTCTCGCTAAAAGCCACGATAGAAAGGACCGCTCCTGTTTCCAGTTCCAATGGGTAAAGTTTCTCTCGTATTTGATCTTCTAAACGCCAGTCAACCGAACCTTTAACAAGAACGAGCAGATCATAATCCGATTCTGGATCGGCATCACCACGGGCACGGGAGCCATAAAGAATTACAGTCGCTCCTGGAACCACTTCTCGAATAAGATCCCGGCAGCGCTCAAGGATAGATTGTTCGTCATTTCTAATATTTTTTTTAATTAAATTTTTCACAGATATCACCCTCTAGCATGGATTTTACAAAACCTTTAATATAACCCTTATACTTGTTCCTCTCAAACTCCTAGTGATTTTCATGAGACACTAAACCCTTCTTAAAGACTTAAAAA from Calderihabitans maritimus encodes:
- a CDS encoding nucleotidyltransferase domain-containing protein, encoding MKNLIKKNIRNDEQSILERCRDLIREVVPGATVILYGSRARGDADPESDYDLLVLVKGSVDWRLEDQIREKLYPLELETGAVLSIVAFSEKDWNSPLYQAMPFSENVRQEGVVL